The Nicotiana tomentosiformis chromosome 2, ASM39032v3, whole genome shotgun sequence genome includes the window AGCTGATTATTGAAGTAAATAACTAAAATTTAGATATGCTGTGGAAAATCTGGTGATTTCTGTTGTTTTGTGAAGTTACTGATCAGGTGTATTTGGCatgatggaaaatattttctggGAAATGTCTTTCAGAAATTAATCATTTTATGATGTATGGTTGttagaatatatttttttcaaggaaaatatttccACCGAATGGGGAAAATAACTTGCCTCACTTTTGTACAGAAGTCATTTCAACATACACTTTGATAATATTGTCAATCTTTATTACTAAATTTTATTATTCAAAAACCACTATCCTATTTTTTAACATATTTATCAATATTTAACAAAAACAAAAttctggaaaatattttctaatctcCAATCAAATGCAAAATACACTTTTCAGGAAAAAAAACATTTATTAAATATTGATAATTATGTTAAAAAGTTGGATaaacatttttcaaaaaaataagtCATTTTTTGGAAAACATTTTTCAGATAATTTTTTCCATCTACCAAATACTTGAGTTCTTGTTTTCTTGTATGTATTGGTAACGTTAAGACCAAATTTGTATGAACCTCAACTAATCCATGGGGCAGCCTATCTAGCCTGGAAGCAGGTTGCCAAGGTATTCATGCTCACCAAGGTTGGAGCAAATGGGCTCACACCTAGTGTATAGCCGGGATTTGAAGCTGAAATTTCCAGGTTGCTGCGTGCTTTACCATTAGGCCGTCCCACCGGCGACAAGATTTTATGAGTTTCTTGTCTTTGTATTCTTTCCAATAATTTTATTCTTTCTGTTGCTATGGAATATTTTCCTCTAAAAAAAGAAATATCCAATAGAAGGAGGAGGACATAGGCAATAAGGTAAAAGCATTGAGTTTGAATGGGAGAAAGCAGGATCTTTTGATCTGCATCAGGGGATGGTTGACACACTCTTGGACTAGTAGCGGACATAATCACTATCTAAACATGGTGGAATGTGATGGAAATGGAGTTTGTATAGCATACATGAGAGATTTATTAGCAGCCAAGTTTGAAGTAGGTGGAGCTCAAATGATGATAAGTTTGTAATTATGTAGTTGTAGCGGGTTTGGAAACAAGATTAGGAGTGGGAGCAAAAGCTGGTTGTTAGCATGGTATTATTGAAACCAACGGTGTACGCATGATTTTTCATTAGCAGTGTCAATATTTGAAGAATTGAACAAATGAATAAAATTAGTATAATGACAAATGGTGTCATTTTTTTATATTGAtacccaatatttttattttgcttATTATTTACATACACATATAGTAAACATATTTGATATTTGACAAAGTGATGTGTCCTGAGATACCGATTGGGGACAAGGTATATCCGCCCCTGATTGAAAAATAACTTAGGCAATTGGAAACAATGTAGCCATCTCAGGTTTGGAAGTTTTTGACATGCATTTTGCACTCAGGAAAGTCCAAACCAATCTTTTCACATAAACTTTGGACTGATGTCTTAGATTGATAGTCCCAAAAATTGAAGGTTGATTCCTTCTTTGGTGTTCAAACCCCATCTATGAGCTgccttgagagagagagagagagagagaggttcaATCTCAAATCTCATGCTCAATGAATTTTTCTAGAAAATGCAGGTTCGAAGtgcacaaagaaagaaaaaagcagGGGTGAAGCCACGGCTCATTACACTACAATATTTCAAGCTTGTTGTCATTCACCACTTCTCCATAGTATAATGTTTGAGGCTAACGTAGCCTAACATGACAAAACACATCCTAAATGTGAACATATTTTTCTTTGTTCAATCAAGGTTGCACTATGGCTCTTGTGTGCTTCCAATTTAAAATCTACTCGGTTATGTGGACTGACTAGTCCTACCAGTGCACTCATTCTTAATTAGAGTAATGAGGTACTAGTTACCTGTTTAATAGCCTTTTGATTTCTTCATTCTTTTTCAGTATCTTATTACAAATTTCAGCGATTTCCAATTGACTTGTCTTGGAGGTTTCGTTCTTCATGAGAGTGTCTTCTTCTTGTCTGGACTCCCGTTCCTTCTTTTTGAAAGGGCAGGGTGGTTTGGAAAGTACAAAATTCAGGTATTACTTTTTGACTCTTGTAATGGAATGATGTTTCTTGATTAAACGTTCCCACACTGTAATTATATTCAACTTAAGACTGGTGCTCGAATTCAATTTTGGTTTGCATTTGGAGAACAGTTTCTGGGAAAAGCTTTGTGAAAATTTTGCAAAAGCATTTGTGTTTGGCACAAATACTTGGATAAAATCTGGTTATGATGTTTCGCTTTCGTAGTAGTTCATTCTGTCGTTATTCGGatgaattttcattttttttgcatTCTTGACCTCTTTTGGTGCAGAAGAAGAATAACAGCCCGGCAGCTCAGGAGAAATGTATCACTCGTCTGCTGCTGTATCATTTTTGTGTTAATCTCCCAATCTTGATTGGATCATATCCTGTCTTTAAATTCATGGGGACACGAAGTAGTCTTCCACTGCCGTCCTGGTATTTTTGAGTTTTCATATACCTAGCTATAGTGATGTGATGGCAACACATAatcgttatatttttatttttttgggtcTTGTAATCTTCCTTTCTTCGTTTTTGctatttatttctttatatttttggtTTTAGAATTCATGCAAACTTAGCGAAAAATATGGTATAACAGAAAAGAAAAGATACATAAAGGTGATACCAATTAGTTAGGATTAAGATTTAGTTATGTTGGTAAGCTTACTTAAGTACAATGTCCGTTAGGGGATTTATAATCTTGTTAGAGATTTGTATGCTAGTAAAAATGTAGACGACATTGATTAAGATGGGCCTAACTGGAACAGCATGGATAAATGATAATGAGacttcgtttttttttttttggataaagaTGGATAGTGAGGAATCATGTAGCCAACTTCAACTAGCTTGGAATTGAGGCGTAATTGCTGTATAATTTTTTAGTAGGTGTGGCAGAGATTTTCTATTCTTGTTTATTCATTAGAGTGAATTGCAAATATTTTGCTTGTGCAGGAAAGTGATTTCAACGCAAATAATATTCTATTTCATCTTGGAGGATTTTGCATTTTATTGGGGACACAGGATTTTACATACGAAATGGCTCTACAAGCATGTCCACAGTGTCCATCATGAGTATGTGAACAACATTATGTTTTCTGCTTAATACTTCGGGTTTTTATTTTTTCACCATGCAGTCAGAGCGTCTGCTTGTTTACACCACAGGTACGCAACACCATTTGGGTTGACTTCTGAGTATGCTCACCCTGCTGAAATTCTCTTCCTTGGATTTGCTACAATAATTGGTCCTGCAATCACGGGGCCCCATTTGATAACAATATATCTCTGGGTCTCACTTAGAGTCCTTGAGACAGTTGAGGCACATTCCGGGTACCATTTCCCTTGGAGCCCGTCGAACTTCTTGCCGTTATATGGGGGGTCTGTACATTACCTTATTACTTTTAGAAATCACCCATTTGTATTTATCTGTTTTCAAGTCAACTATATTTCTGAAATTGCTATTATTGTTCCcagggctgattttcatgattatcaTCATCGACTGCTCTATACGAAGTCCGGAAACTACTCATCGACATTTGTTTACATGGACTGGTAACACTTATCACAAATTGCCTTAAACATTAATATTCTACTGTAATTTAAAATATCAAGTTCTGTAGTAAATTGGTAAAGATTGTGGTCACTAGGTGCGTCCAGTTTATGAATACACGTCTTTTACCTGAAAAAGTGAGGTGTGCTTAACTttgcctcccccccccccccccaaaaaaaaaaaagaaaaaaacaaaggaCAAAAACATAAAATACGACAAAATAGATCTGCTAAAGCTGCAATGAAGGAGGCAGTAAGCCCTTTAGAGAAGGCCATGAAGTTTTGTGAAGTAACATGAGGAGCTCAGTCGACCCATAAAACATGAACTAATGTACTATGAAGAGTATCTAAAACATTATTAGTTCCTTAGTATCTTTTAGTTGTGAGGATAAAGTACAGACAACATTTGTATGGGAATAGGCAGATACTATGAGCTAATAGTGAAAGTTGTGTTTGTAGTCAACCCGGTAAGATTTGTGCCATAGTTTCTGTTGGTTTAGTGGCTTAGTGCATTGTAAACTAATTCAGTATTAATTCCATGATGGGCTTCATTCCATCTTCCTCTATTATTACAATCTTATTTTAAACAATAGCCCAGGGAACTTGCTTTCCCCCTGATGCAAAGACGATGCCTGAAATTGGAtagttttttttactttttatttttcgaAATATTTAGAACCTGCCATCCAGGAGTTGTTAATGTAAACTGGATAgataaaaatacattaaatatTAAAATCTGCAAAAGTTGGTATATTCAGAACTTGGAGAAAAGAGAGGAAGCTACATTTTAAATAGTAATTGTGGGCACAATGAGCAAATATGTTGTAACTTCAGAAAAAGTTGAGTAGATCTCTGAAACTAGTCTACTCATGCTTGTCAGTGGTGAAGTTCTTACCACTTTTGAGTTGTCTTTATGCATTTTGCATTCCCAGCCGTAATGTAAATCTCTAGTATGTGGCTTTCTGAAATTAAAAATAAGAGCATTATGTTTATAGAAATGTCTCACCAGTCATTATAGGAAGTATCATAGATGCACTATAGTTGGCTAGAAAATGCTAACACGAATTTGGGAGGAAGCTTTGAGGATCAAGGTAAATTGGAAAGTTTTTGGCATTTTTCTCTGAGTAAAACTTCATTAAGCTGTTTATGTTGTTATTACTTTTTCTTCATGTGTAATACTTTCTTCGCGACAAAGGGTCTCTAATATGTGGTAAGCTGAAACCACCGAGTAATCTGTTTGTGGCAATTCATATTTATGTTGATCATGCATCATCTACCAAGTTCCTGTTTACCACTTGTGCTAATCCTTAAATAAGGTTCCCAGAGAACTAACTCCTTTAATATGAGAGTAAAATTTGATTTCATCGGCAGTGCTTTTAAAACATAAGAACGTGTCTCTGCTCCTGTGTGCATGGGAGGTTACTGAAGCTAAACACTGCCTGTGTATGCTTGATAGAATGTGTATTTTCTGTATGATTTCTGGTTGTAGTTCGACAGAAACTTGATCGCATATGTCCACCACATTGAGAGAGAGGTGTGTTGACTACCTCTCTCTCAATGTGATCTTCGCTAATATCTTATTACTTTTGTTGCCTGAACAATAGAATAAGAGATTTTCGTAGGATTCATGATTTGACGGATCACTCTGTTTTGTTAGGATATTTGGTACTGACAAGGGTTACAGAAAATTGAAGTCGCTGAAGGACAATGAACGTTTCGAAGCTGAGGGCAGAGAAAAAATGTGAACAAGACGGGAAGGGGAATAAAACTATGCCTTCTTGGGCATCAAACTACGGGTTTCCGGTAGAAATAGTATATAGGCCAAGGCTCAAATTGTTGTAACTAGTCATCTTGTGCGTTTGTTGTATTCATCTGTGGTCTTAAGAGTAACATTTTTATGTTAAGGTGGATCAATTAGAAGCTTTCTCCCTGCAAACCTGCcgccttcccccccccccccctgctCTTATATGATTGTTATTTCCATTGTTTCGAGTGTTTCTTATGCACCACCAAGAGTTGTGGCGGAATGGATGGGATCCTCCAACCTGAACCAGAGGTCTCAGATTCAAGCCATGGGAATGGAAAAAATCTTGGTAGGAAGTGCTTCCCCTAGACTCTACAAGGCTCTAATTATTAGGCGGGAGTGTTTCGGAAACCGAATGATTATAAAATAGAAAGATTGTTTCTTGTGCAACTTATACTTGAACCCTGTCACATGCACCTATCAAATACTAATTTTGGACTTCAAAATAGTTTCTTGGGTCCATAAATAATCTATCCCTTGGAGTTGTCTAGACAAAGCATTTTTAGTTGAGTATGCTTAATTTACTCCATTTAATGTGATATATTCTTTCCTTTTAGTTTGTTAAGAAAATGTTACATTTCTataattgaaaattatttatccTTAATGACACGATTTTATGGTTGCACAAATGTCATGGTATATGTAAACTACATGTCCATTTGGATTATGTTACATAAATTGAAATAGAGAGCGTAACTAACTTGTGAGACATGCCTGAGCTCCATTGTTATATGCACAAGGGATAGGGGAGAGGTCGAGAATTTGGAGAATCAAATGACCAAATTTCAATAGTTCACATTGTTGTAAATCCTTACCAACTTCGAAAAAGATTTTTTGTCAGACAACATAATTTGACTTCTTGAAATCTGAAGCTAATCAAACATACTGTTGGAGAAATTCAAAATACATTGTTCAGTTATTgaagttacagagatccggatcACATTATCAGGTAACTTGGAAGATCAGTTCTTTCAACTCAAGAATGTTTAACATACTACACACACTTGGAAAACCCTACACACCACGAACCCCCTTCTTCCGCCCCTCGGATAGAGGGGGCTGGTTGATATTGTGTGTGCATTTGATGACTCAACTCAAATGCATTTTAGTCGAACTAACTGCAGATTGGCATTTAGACCTGCAACAT containing:
- the LOC104113382 gene encoding methylsterol monooxygenase 2-2-like isoform X3 — encoded protein: MASIIESAWTYLITNFSDFQLTCLGGFVLHESVFFLSGLPFLLFERAGWFGKYKIQKKNNSPAAQEKCITRLLLYHFCVNLPILIGSYPVFKFMGTRSSLPLPSWKVISTQIIFYFILEDFAFYWGHRILHTKWLYKHVHSVHHEYATPFGLTSEYAHPAEILFLGFATIIGPAITGPHLITIYLWVSLRVLETVEAHSGYHFPWSPSNFLPLYGGADFHDYHHRLLYTKSGNYSSTFVYMDWIFGTDKGYRKLKSLKDNERFEAEGREKM
- the LOC104113382 gene encoding methylsterol monooxygenase 2-2-like isoform X2; translation: MQVRSAQRKKKAGVKPRLITLQYFKLVVIHHFSIYLITNFSDFQLTCLGGFVLHESVFFLSGLPFLLFERAGWFGKYKIQKKNNSPAAQEKCITRLLLYHFCVNLPILIGSYPVFKFMGTRSSLPLPSWKVISTQIIFYFILEDFAFYWGHRILHTKWLYKHVHSVHHEYATPFGLTSEYAHPAEILFLGFATIIGPAITGPHLITIYLWVSLRVLETVEAHSGYHFPWSPSNFLPLYGGADFHDYHHRLLYTKSGNYSSTFVYMDWIFGTDKGYRKLKSLKDNERFEAEGREKM
- the LOC104113382 gene encoding methylsterol monooxygenase 2-2-like isoform X1, with amino-acid sequence MASIIESAWTYLITNFSDFQLTCLGGFVLHESVFFLSGLPFLLFERAGWFGKYKIQKKNNSPAAQEKCITRLLLYHFCVNLPILIGSYPVFKFMGTRSSLPLPSWKVISTQIIFYFILEDFAFYWGHRILHTKWLYKHVHSVHHEYATPFGLTSEYAHPAEILFLGFATIIGPAITGPHLITIYLWVSLRVLETVEAHSGYHFPWSPSNFLPLYGGSVHYLITFRNHPFVFICFQVNYISEIAIIVPRADFHDYHHRLLYTKSGNYSSTFVYMDWIFGTDKGYRKLKSLKDNERFEAEGREKM